The window CCCCTCGCCGTGGTGCCGGGCACGGTCGCCTTCCCTCCACTGGGCCGTGTCCGGACCCCGGCTGTCGCTGTCGCTGTCGATCCGTCACGTACGGAGAAGGCGTGTCACGGATCGGCGGCGACCGTACGGCGTCGTGCGGCATCGCCGCGCCACCCCCGCGCGAACGGTGTCATCCCGCGTCCCCTGTCCAGCCCCCTTCCTGAGGGCTGTCACCCGCACCTCGCGAGAGCCGTCACCCGCGGCCTCACTTCATGAGAAGAGGCACCCCCATGCGTACGCGATCCCTCCTTGCCCTCGCCGCCGGCACCGCCGCCCTGATGGTGTCCGCCGTCAGCCCCGCCTCCGCCGCCGACACCGTGCTCACCACCGGCGGCCTCGCCGGTGACGCCGTCGCGGTCGGCGACGTCCTCAACGCCTCGCTGGCGGCCGGCACGACGGGCAAGTTCTACTCCAGCGCGACGGGCACGAGCGGCGTCAGCTGTGCCGCGTCGACCTTCACCGCCACGGTCACCGACAACCCGGCCGCGCCCGGCACCGCCACCGAGCGGGTCGACGCCCACACCTTCGGCAGCTGCACCAGCAACGTCTTCGGTGTCACCGGCGTCAACAGCGTCACGGTCAACAACCTGCCGTACACCACGGCCGTGACCTCGGACGGCGTCGTCACGGTCAGCCCGGCGGCCGGCTCGGTCCTGCAGACCACGGTCGTGCTGCGCACCCTGCTCGGCACCATCAACTGCGTCTACCAGGCCCCCAGCATCACCGGCACCTCCAGCAACGACGACAACAGCATCAACTTCACCGCCCAGCCGTTCACGAAGACGTCCGGCTCGTCCCTGTGCTTCGCCACCGGTTACTTCACGGCGAAGTACGCGCCCGTCACGGACGCCGACCAGGGCAACGCGACGGTCTTCACGAACTGACCCGACCCACTGGACGTCGGTTACCGGTCCGGCGGCCGGTAACCGACTCGGCCGATGCGCTCCGGCGCCCGGTCGGCAGCGCGACTGTCCACCCGGTCAGTCGGCGATACGGGAGCGGCGCCTGCGTCCGCGGAGGAACAGGGCGGTGCCCACGGCGAGTACCAACGCCGTGGCGCCGCCCGCCACCAGCGGCACGGAGGTGCCGCTCCCGTCCGTCGTGGAGGCGACGGGAGTTCCGGGATCGGCCGCCTGCGCGTCGGCGCCCGTGTCCGGGGGCGGCGGCGCCTGCGTGCTCTCGCTCGGTGCCGTCGTGTCGGGCTCCGACGTCCCGGCGGCCGGCTTCTCGGCCCCGGCCTCCTCACGCTCCTCGCGCTCGTCGGGCGACTTCGGCGAACTCGCCCCGCCAGTACCGGAGTCGGCCCGCTTCGCCGCCGGGAACACCACGTCCGAGCACGAGTAGTAGGTGTCGACCGTGCTCGTGTTCTGCCAGATCGTGTACAGCACATGGTGCCCGGACCGGTCCGCCGGCAGCTTCGCCGAGAACCGGTACGAGCCGTCCCGCAGCGGCGGGTCCGTGACCGAGGCGAACGGTTTCCCGGGCAGATCGGACCAGGCCAGCGGCTTCGTGGGGTCGTACCCCGGTTCGGTCAGGAACAGCTTGAAGGTGCCGGTGTGCGGAATCGTCGACCGGTACGTCAGGTTCAGCGTGCTGCCGGGGGAGAGGCGGGTCGAGGGCCAGTCGGCGCGGGCCAGGTCGAGCCCCTTGTAGGCCGCGAGCCCTCCGCTGCACAGTTGCCCGTCCGGGACGACCTCCCGGTCCCGTCCGTTCACCCCGGCGACGCGCAGGTTGTCCCACGCGGTGAAGGGGGCGCCGTTCGCGGCGACCGCCGCCCCGCACGCCGCCGAGCCCTGGCCGCCGCCCTCGGGCGAGCACGCCGAGACCCGGCTCACCGGATCCGTCGGCGCGCCGTGCGCCCAGGCCGGGGTGACGGCGCCCGCGGTGAGGAGCAGCGGGGCCGCGACGACGGCGGCCGCCTTCGGGACCGCGACGCGGCGGCGACCGGTGCTGCGGCGGGCGGACAAGCGGTGCATCCGATACGTCCGATCCATGGGGGGTCGAGGGCTGACGGTCCACGGTGTCGTACGGGACCCGGGGGTGCCGCGTTCAACACGGCAGCCGTGTTCGACCGGTCGGATCCGGCCAGGTGCCGCGCGTCGGCCGTGCCTCGGCAAACCCGGCGAAGCGCCACATCGGGGCCCGACTCCCCCCTGGCATAGGGGAGTTCCCGAGGGGTCGAGGGTTTTCCCCGTATCCCCATGACCTGCGCCTTGCCTAATGTCATCGCACAGCCGAACCATAGGTAACCCCTGGTGGACGGCTCGCGCTCGGCCGGTCTTCAGCGCCGCCCCTTTCTGGACCCCCCGCCGCTTCGATGAAGAAGCGCTTCACTGCCGCTCCTCCCCTGACATGAGCAGGCCACGAAAGGCGAAGCCCTTGCGTTCCTCCACCACCCGTACCGCCGGCCGGAAGCTCATATCCGCCGCCGCGGTCTCCGTCGCCCTGGTGGCCGGTATGACCTCTTCGGTCGCCGTCGCCCAGACCCCCTCCGCCGAGGCGGACGCCGCGCCCGCCGTCGCCGGTGCCACCGAGGCCGCGCCCGGTACCACCGCAGAGCGTCTGATCGTCGGGTACAAGTCCGGCGCCGCCGAGGCCACGTCGAACAAGGCCGCCGACGCCGACGCCGCGGCCAAGGGCAAGGAGGCCGGCGAGAGCCTCGACTTCCAGCGCCGGCTCGGCAGCGGCGCGGCCCTGGTCGACCTGGGCGAGGACGTCACCAAGGCGGACGTCGCCGACGTCATCGCCGAGTACCAGGCCGACCCGCAGGTCGCCTATGTCGCTCCGGACCGCCTGAACAAGGCGCTGGCCACCCCGAACGACACCGAGTACAGCAAGCAGTGGGACCTCTACGAGGCCACCGCCGGCATGAACGTGCCCGGCGCCTGGGACAAGGTCACCGGCACCGGTGTGACGGTCGCCGTCATCGACACCGGTTACGTCGCCCACTCGGACGTCGCCGCGAACATCGTCGGCGGCTACGACTTCATCGCCGACACCGCGGTCGCCAACGACGGCAACGGCCGTGACAGCAACCCGGCCGACCCGGGCGACTGGACCGCGGCCAACGAGTGCGCCGCCGGTGAACCGGCCAGCACCTCCTCCTGGCACGGCACGCACGTGGCCGGCACCATCGCCGCCGTCACCAACAACAACAAGGGTGTCGCCGGTATCGCCTACGGCGCCAAGGTCTCCCCGCTGCGGGTCCTCGGCAAGTGCGGCGGCTACGACTCCGACATCATCGACGCCATCACCTGGGCGTCCGGCGGCACCGTCTCCGGCGTGCCCGCCAACACCAACGTCGCCAAGGTCATCAACATGAGCCTCGGTGGCGGCGGCGCCTGCACCTCCGCGACCCAGAGCGCGATCACCGCCGCCGTGAACCGCGGCACCACGGTCGTCGTCGCGGCGGGCAACAGCAACGCCAACGCGGCCAACTACTCGCCGGCCAGCTGCAACAACGTGATCTCGGTGGCGGCCACCAACCGCGCCGGCGCCCGCTCGTACTACTCCAACTTCGGCTCGGTCGTCGACATCGCGGCCCCCGGCGGCGAGACCCGTACGACCGAGTCGGGCGGCATCCTGTCCACGCTGAACGCCGGCACCGCCGGCCCGGGCACGGAGTCGTACGACTACTACCAGGGCACCAGCATGGCCGCCCCGCACATCGCGGGCCTCGCCGCGCTGGTGAAGTCGGCGAACTCCGCGCTGACCCCGGCCCAGATCGAGTCCGCGATCAAGACCAACTCGCGTGCTCTGCCGGGCGCTTGCTCGGGCGGCTGCGGCGCGGGCCTGGCCGACGCGGCCAAGACGGTGCAGGCGGTGACCGGTGGAGGATCCACGGGGGGCACCACCTTCACCAACACCACGGCCGTCTCCATCCCGGACAACGGCGCCGCGATCGAGTCCTCGATCGCCGTCACCGGCCGCACCGGCAACGCGCCCTCGACGCTCCAGGTCGGCGTGGACATCACCCACACCTACCGCGGTGACCTGGTCCTGACCCTGGTGGCCCCCGACGGCTCGACCTACCCCCTCAAGGCCTCCAGCTCCGACTCCGCCGACAACCTGGTCACCACCTACTCGGTGAACGCCTCCAGCGAGGTCGCCAACGGCACCTGGAAGCTGCGCGTCCAGGACGTCGCGGACGCGGACACGGGCCGCCTCAACAACTGGAAGCTGACCTTCTGATCCTCGGCCCCCGGGCCGAACCCCCGGCCGGACGGCCGGACCGCAGGACCGCCACCCCCCACTGCCGGCGGCCGACCGATGCGAGCGGGCATCGGCCGGCCGCCGGCTCCTGTACGGCGGGCGTTAGCGTATGCGTATGCCGACAGAGAAGCCCGAGGTGTCCGCCCACGTCCCGGCCCCGGTGATGTGCCCCCGCTGCGGGGCTGCGGGGCCGTCGGTGCGCACGGTCCCCGACGCCTGCGCCGATCCCGACTCCCGGCGCTCCGGTCTGTCCGACCGGCTCGCGAAGTCCCCGGGGGCGCATTCCAGGTTCGACAGCTTCACGCACTTCCTGGAGGGCATGGTCCTCGCCGGCATCGGCGCGGGCCTCGCCTACAGCGGTGTACAGAACGACAAACCCCTCTACACGGTCGGCGGCTCGGTCCTCGCCGTCCTCCTCTTCGCCGGCACCCTCTGGGTGATCCGCGGCGAGTCCCGCGAACGCGCCACCGTCACGGCGGGCGGACCCCGCGCCGAAGCCCTGTGGCGGCCCGCCCACCACTGCGCCTCCTGCGACTCGGTCTTCTACCCCGGCGGCAGCCCGTGGCCCGGCCCCCTGACGGCGGACCAGTTCCAGAAGTACGTGTGGACCGAGGCCGGCTTCCAGCAGCACATGGACGCGCGACTGACCGAGGTGGAACTCCCGCCCCGAACCCCCGCCGACCCGAGGGGCACCCACGGCCATGCCTGACGCCCCCGTCGTCCACAGCGACGACCCGGCCTCCTTCCCGCACAGCGTCCTCGCCGAACGGCACCCCGCCCTCCTGCGCAAGGTCCGGGACGCCACGCCCTACGGCCCCGAACAGCGCCAGGCCCTCGACGAGTTGCTGCACAACACCCTCCACGGCACCGTCGAACCACCGGCGGACGACGACTGGTGGGACACCTGGAACGTACGCCGCCACGCCGGCCGCTCCTGGTTCACCCTCCCCTTCCTCGTCGCCGAGAGCTGCTTCTACCGCCAACTCCTGCGCGCGGTCGGTTACTTCGGCCCCGGCCCCTGGCAGGGCGTCGACCCGTTCCGCCCCTTCAAGCTCGCCGAACTGGACACCCCCGAAGCGGCCGCCGAACTCACCGCCCTCGGCCCCCTGTCGAGCCGGCCCCTCCCGGACCAGCTCAAGGCGCTCCTCCACGGCTCCCTCTGGGGCAACCGCGCGGACCTGGGCTTCCGCCTCCAGACCGAGCGGGACGGCGAGGCCTCCGCCGCGTCCCCCCTGGTGGCGGACGACACCGAGCCGCTGCTCTCCCTGCTGACGGACGGGACCGGAACCTCTGCCGGGCGCACCCTCTGCCTGGTCGCCGACAACGCCGGCCGGGAACTGATCCCCGACCTCCTTCTCGTCGACCATCTCCTCACCCACGGTCACTTCGCCCGTGCCGTCCTGCACCTCAAGCCGTACCCGTACTTCGTCTCGGACGCCACCACCGCCGACACCCTCGACGCGGTGCACCACCTGGTCGCGGCGAAGACCGACGCGGGGCACCGCCTGCGCACCGCCCTCACCGAGGGCCGCCTGACCCTGCGCACCCACCCCTTCTCCTGCGCACCCCTGCCCTACGCGGACATGCCGCCCGACCTCCACGACGACTTCGCCCGCGCCGACCTCACCCTGATGAAGGGCGACCTCAACTACCGCCGCCTGGTGGGCGACCGCCTCTGGCCTCCCACCACCCCCTTCACCGAGGCCACCGCCTACTTCCCCGCCCCGGTGGCCGCCCTGCGCACCCTCAAGTCCGACGTCATCACCGGCCTGACCCCCGAAACGGAAACGGCCCTCGTGACCGCCGAGGGCCGGCGCTGGCGCACGAGCGGGACGAGAGCGCTGATCCAGGTCCGGTCCTGACGGCGGCGCGGCTCCCGCCCCGCGTGGTCCGGCGGTGTGCGGCGCGCTCGGACTCACGTCCAGATTCACGCGATGGTGTGATCATGTGCCCCTGTCCGGATGCCCGCCGCGGGCCACGGGTAGGGCCCGGCCATGACGCAGCCGTTCGTACTTCCGCACTTCTACATGCCGTATCCCGCGCGGCTGAACCCCCACCTCGAAGAGGCCCGTGCTCATTCCTCCCGGTGGGCGCGGGAGATGGGCATGCTGGAGGGCTCCGGTGTGTGGGACCAGGCGGACCTGGACGCGCACGACTACGGCCTGCTGTGCGCGTACACCCATCCCGACTGCGACGCCCCGGCGCTCTCGCTCATCACCGACTGGTACGTGTGGGTCTTCTTCTTCGACGACCACTTCCTGGAACTCTTCAAGCGTTCCCAGGACCGTGCGGGCGGCAAGGCCCACCTCGACCGGCTCCCCCTCTTCATGCCGCTGGACCTCTCCACCCCCGTGCCCGAGCCGCGGAACCCGGTGGAGGCGGGCCTCGCCGACCTCTGGGCCCGTACGGTGCCGGCGATGTCGATGGACTGGCGCCGCCGCTTCGCCGTGGCGACCGAACACCTGCTCAACGAGTCGATGTGGGAGCTGTCCAACATCAACGAGGGCCGGATCGCCAACCCGGTCGAGTACATCGAGATGCGCCGCAAGGTCGGCGGCGCGCCCTGGTCGGCCGGGCTGGTCGAGTACGCGACCTGCGAAGTCCCGGCCTGCGTCGCGGAGTCCAGGCCCCTGAGGGTCCTGATGGAGACCTTCTCCGACGCCGTCCATCTGCGCAACGACCTGTTCTCGTACCAGCGTGAGGTCGAGGAGGAGGGCGAGAACAGCAACGGCGTGCTCGTCCTGGAGACCTTCTTCGGCTGCGGCACCCAGCAGGCCGCCGAGACGGTCAACGACATCCTCACCTCCCGGCTGCACCAGTTCGAGAACACCGCGCTCACCGAAGTCCCCGGAATCGCCCTGGAGAAGGGCCTCACCCCGGCCGAGACCGCCGCCGTCGCGGCGTACACGAAGGGCCTTCAGGACTGGCAGTCCGGTGGTCACGAGTGGCACATGCGCTCCAGCCGCTACATGAACGAGGGGGCCGCCGCCTCGCGCGGCCCGCTCGACCTCGGCGGCACGGTCCTGTCCGGCCCCGCCCTGGTCGCCCGGGCCGGGTTCGGCACGTCCGCCGCCGACGTGGGGGCACTGCTCGCGACCGCCGCCGCGGAACGGCTGCGGGCGCACACGCATCAGCCGTACCAGAAGGTCGGACCGTCGCGACTGCCGGACTTCTTCATGCCCTTCCAGGTGGAGCTCTCCCCGCACCTGGACGGCGCCCGCCCCCGCCTCACCGCCTGGGCGCACGCGACGGGCATCCTCGGCGAGGGCGTCTGGGACGAGGAGCGGCTCGCCGCCGCCGACCTGCCCCTCTGCTCGGCCGGCCTCGACCCGGACGCCACCCCCGAGCAACTCGACCTCAGCTCCCAGTGGCTCGCCTGGGGCACCTACGGCGACGACTACTACCCCCTGGTCTTCGGCCACCGCCGCGACCTCGCCGCCGCCCGGCTGACCACGGCCCGGCTCTCCGACTGCATGCCCGTCGAGGGCGAGCCGGTCCCCCTCCCGGTGAACGGCATGGAACGGGGCCTGATCGACCTCTGGGCGCGGACGACGGCGGGGATGACCCCGGACCAGCGGCGCGGTCTGAAGGCATCCGTCGACAAGATGACGGAGAGCTGGGTGTGGGAGGTGTTCAACCAGATCCAGCACCGCGTCCCCGACCCGGTCGACTATCTGGAGATGCGCCGCGCCACCTTCGGCTCCGACCTCACCCTCAGCATGTGCCGGATGGGCCACGGCCCACAGATCCCGGAGGCGGTCTATCGCAGCGGCCCCGTCCGCTCACTGGAGAACGCGGCGATCGACTACGCCTGCCTCGTCAACGACGTCTTCTCCTACCAGAAGGAGATCGAGTACGAGGGCGAGGTCCACAACGCGATCCTCGTCGTGCAGAACTTCTTCGGCTGCGACTACCCGACCGCGCTCGGTGTGATCCACGACCTGATGACCCAGCGCATGCAGCAGTTCCAACACGTCGTGGCCCATGAACTCCCCGTCGTCTACGACGACTTCGGGCTGACAGAAGAGGCGCGCGACATCATGGGCGGCTATGTGACCGACCTGCAGAACTGGCTGTCCGGCATCCTCAACTGGCACCGCTCGGTGGACCGTTACAAGCCGGAGTTCCTGGCCCGCCGGGCCCACGGCTTCGTCCCGGACCGTCCCCCGGTCCTGTCCTTCGCGCCGGCGCTCACCGGCTGAGCCGCGCCGCTCCCGGCCGGACCGAGCCGCCCCGGGGTCAGGCCGGGTGGGGCGCCGCCGCCCGGGTCGCGTGCGCGACCGCGGCCCGGGCGAACGCCCGCAGGACCGGGTGCGGCCGACTGCCGTCGCCGACCGGGCTCCGGCTGGAGGCGCGTTGCCGCCGGCCTTCTCCACCGGTGTGCCGCTACGCGGCACGGTTTCCGGCACAGACCGATATGACGGGGTGTCAGTCTCACTCTTTCGGGGCTCGTCGGGCCGGGACGGCCCGGGTAGGTGTCCGGCCGGAGGTGGCGACACCATGGAACAGACCGCGTTGAGACCCAAACCCATGCCGGGCCGGGAGTCCGGTGAGGACCGCCCGTCCGGCACCGCCCGGCGCCCGCACGCCGCACCCCGCCGCGCCCGGCAGCGACTGATCACCCTGCTGTTCGCCCTGGTCGTCTGTGTGGCCCTCGTCCTGTCGGGCGTGGGGCTCGGCACGATGGGCGCCACCGTGATCGGCATGAGCCGACTCGCGGAACCGCGGGCGGACGCGTCGGAGGCCACCGCCCGGCCCGACGGCGGCCGGGCCCGGCCGGGACTTCTGTCCTCGGCCCCCGGGCAGAGGAGTTCGCCGCCCGCGAGCCCCATGGCGGCCGTGCGCCCCACCCTCGGTGTCGACGTCGTCGACGCCCCCGCGGACGCCCCCGGCCGAGGGGCGCTCGTGGCCGGGGTCCATGTGCCCGGCGCCGGCTACAGCGCGGGCCTGGTCCGCGGCGATGTCGTGCTGGCGCTGGGCGGCACCCGCACCGGCACGGCGGCCGACCTCGCGCGGGCGATCGCCGCCGCCCGCCCCGGTACGGCGCTCAGGCTCGCCGTACGCCACGCCAACGGCACCCGGCAGTACCTGGTGGCCGTACCGGGAGTGAGCACCTGACCGTGGCGCGTCGCCGGACCGGGGTCCGCGGGCCGGATCGCGCCGGAGGGGCGAGGCCGGGGCCCCACGACAGCCGACGCCATGAAGCAATCGGCTCGCGTGCGCGGCGGCGGAGGGGCAGGATGCTGCCCGTAGGTCCAGGGAGCCCCGAGCAGACGGAGGCAAGCATGACCGGCCCGCCCCCGCCCTTCACCGTCGACGACTACCGGGCCCGCATGCGGCGCGCGGCACGGGCCGCCGCGGACGCCGGGCTCGACGGGCTGCTGATCGCGCCCGGCCCGGACCTGGTGTGGCTGACCGGGCACCGGCCGCCGGAGACCGAGCGGCTGACGATGCTGGTGCTGCGCGACGGCGAGGACCCGGTGCTGGTGGTGCCCACCCTGGAGGCCCCGGACGCCGCCGGGGCACCCGGCGGCCCCGCGCTCACGCTCCGCGACTGGACCGACGGCAAGGACCCCTACGAGGCGGCCCACTCCGTCCTCGGCCCGCGCGGCCGCTTCGGCGTCAGCGACAACACCTGGGCCCTGCACCTGCTCGGTCTGCGACGGCGGCTGCCCGGGACGACGTACACGGCGCTCACCGAGAGCCTGCCGATGCTGCGGGCCGTGAAGGACGCGGCAGAGCTGCGGCGGATGGCGGCGGCGGGCGAGGCCGCGGACCGGGCGTACGAGGAGATCCGGCAGGTGCCCTTCGCCGGGCGCCGGGAGGCCGAGGTCGCGGCCGACCTCGCCGGGCTGCTGCGCCGGTCCGGGCACTCCCAGGTCGACTTCACCATCGTCGCCTCGGGCCCGAACGGCGCCAACCCGCACCACGAGGCCGGCGACCGCGTCATCCGCGACGGCGACATGGTCGTCCTCGACTTCGGCGGCCTCAAGGACGGCTACGGCTCCGACACCTCCCGGACCGTCCACGTCGGCGAACCGTCCGCCGAGGAGCGCGAGGTGCACGACCTCGTACGGGCCGCCCAGGAGGCCGGGTTCCGCGCGGTACGGCCCGGGGCGGCCTGCCAGGACGTCGACCGGGCCGCCCGCGCCGTCATCACCGACGCCGGGTACGGCGACCGCTTCGTCCACCGCACCGGGCACGGCATCGGCGTCACCACCCATGAACCGCCGTACATGGTCGAGGGGGAGGAGCGCCCCCTCGTGCCCGGCATGTGCTTCTCGGTCGAACCCGGTGTCTATCTGCCGGGCCGGTTCGGGGTCCGGATCGAGGACATCGTGACGGTCACCGAGGACGGCGGCCGACGCCTCAACAACACCGCGCGCGAGATGGCGGTGGTCGAGTGACCGAGCGCGTACCCTCGCTGCTCTGAGCCCCCGGACGACGGCGCGACCATGACCCAGGCACCGACACCCACCGCGGACAGCGTCCGCCTGCTGGTCCGTTCCCTGCTGCGGAACGGGGCGGGCCGGGGCGGCGGCGAGCGCGCCGACGGACCCGACGTACGGCCCGTCGCCGGCGACGACACGCACCGCACCTGGTGGGTCGGCACCCGCCATGTGCTGCGCCTGACGACCGACCGGCACGCCGTCGTACGGCAGAAGCGCGAGCTGCGGCTGCGGGACCTGGTACGTCCGCACATCGGCGTGGCCGTCCCGGTGAGCGTCGCGCACGGGGAGTGGTCCGGCGCGCTCACCTACACGCTCGACACCAGACTGCCGGGCGGCACGGCCGAGGACCACGACGTCTCCGCGGTGGGCGAGGCCGATCTGGCGGCGCTCCTCACGGGGCTGCGCGAGGTGCCGCCGCGGCAGGCCGAGGCGCTCGGGGTGCCGCGGCACGCCCCGCGCTCGCTGGAGACACTGCGCACGGCGGCGGGGCGGGCGGCGCGGGTCCTCGCCGACGCGGACGAGTTCGACGCGGGGCGGCTCGGGCAGCTGACCTCGGGGAGCGC is drawn from Streptomyces bottropensis ATCC 25435 and contains these coding sequences:
- a CDS encoding lytic polysaccharide monooxygenase auxiliary activity family 9 protein, with amino-acid sequence MHRLSARRSTGRRRVAVPKAAAVVAAPLLLTAGAVTPAWAHGAPTDPVSRVSACSPEGGGQGSAACGAAVAANGAPFTAWDNLRVAGVNGRDREVVPDGQLCSGGLAAYKGLDLARADWPSTRLSPGSTLNLTYRSTIPHTGTFKLFLTEPGYDPTKPLAWSDLPGKPFASVTDPPLRDGSYRFSAKLPADRSGHHVLYTIWQNTSTVDTYYSCSDVVFPAAKRADSGTGGASSPKSPDEREEREEAGAEKPAAGTSEPDTTAPSESTQAPPPPDTGADAQAADPGTPVASTTDGSGTSVPLVAGGATALVLAVGTALFLRGRRRRSRIAD
- the cyc2 gene encoding germacradienol/geosmin synthase Cyc2 produces the protein MTQPFVLPHFYMPYPARLNPHLEEARAHSSRWAREMGMLEGSGVWDQADLDAHDYGLLCAYTHPDCDAPALSLITDWYVWVFFFDDHFLELFKRSQDRAGGKAHLDRLPLFMPLDLSTPVPEPRNPVEAGLADLWARTVPAMSMDWRRRFAVATEHLLNESMWELSNINEGRIANPVEYIEMRRKVGGAPWSAGLVEYATCEVPACVAESRPLRVLMETFSDAVHLRNDLFSYQREVEEEGENSNGVLVLETFFGCGTQQAAETVNDILTSRLHQFENTALTEVPGIALEKGLTPAETAAVAAYTKGLQDWQSGGHEWHMRSSRYMNEGAAASRGPLDLGGTVLSGPALVARAGFGTSAADVGALLATAAAERLRAHTHQPYQKVGPSRLPDFFMPFQVELSPHLDGARPRLTAWAHATGILGEGVWDEERLAAADLPLCSAGLDPDATPEQLDLSSQWLAWGTYGDDYYPLVFGHRRDLAAARLTTARLSDCMPVEGEPVPLPVNGMERGLIDLWARTTAGMTPDQRRGLKASVDKMTESWVWEVFNQIQHRVPDPVDYLEMRRATFGSDLTLSMCRMGHGPQIPEAVYRSGPVRSLENAAIDYACLVNDVFSYQKEIEYEGEVHNAILVVQNFFGCDYPTALGVIHDLMTQRMQQFQHVVAHELPVVYDDFGLTEEARDIMGGYVTDLQNWLSGILNWHRSVDRYKPEFLARRAHGFVPDRPPVLSFAPALTG
- a CDS encoding aminoglycoside phosphotransferase family protein, translating into MTQAPTPTADSVRLLVRSLLRNGAGRGGGERADGPDVRPVAGDDTHRTWWVGTRHVLRLTTDRHAVVRQKRELRLRDLVRPHIGVAVPVSVAHGEWSGALTYTLDTRLPGGTAEDHDVSAVGEADLAALLTGLREVPPRQAEALGVPRHAPRSLETLRTAAGRAARVLADADEFDAGRLGQLTSGSAAQLTAPGAVLVHHGLTGDHLVVSADGRVRGVLGWTDTAVGDPAEDIAGLATAVGSPAAVRAATLAGYGARPCLRGLWLARCDTVIALAEGLRGRGRAPLPVLRHRLRRTWEAILLERVTDLRGED
- a CDS encoding damage-control phosphatase ARMT1 family protein, with amino-acid sequence MPDAPVVHSDDPASFPHSVLAERHPALLRKVRDATPYGPEQRQALDELLHNTLHGTVEPPADDDWWDTWNVRRHAGRSWFTLPFLVAESCFYRQLLRAVGYFGPGPWQGVDPFRPFKLAELDTPEAAAELTALGPLSSRPLPDQLKALLHGSLWGNRADLGFRLQTERDGEASAASPLVADDTEPLLSLLTDGTGTSAGRTLCLVADNAGRELIPDLLLVDHLLTHGHFARAVLHLKPYPYFVSDATTADTLDAVHHLVAAKTDAGHRLRTALTEGRLTLRTHPFSCAPLPYADMPPDLHDDFARADLTLMKGDLNYRRLVGDRLWPPTTPFTEATAYFPAPVAALRTLKSDVITGLTPETETALVTAEGRRWRTSGTRALIQVRS
- a CDS encoding aminopeptidase P family protein, which encodes MTGPPPPFTVDDYRARMRRAARAAADAGLDGLLIAPGPDLVWLTGHRPPETERLTMLVLRDGEDPVLVVPTLEAPDAAGAPGGPALTLRDWTDGKDPYEAAHSVLGPRGRFGVSDNTWALHLLGLRRRLPGTTYTALTESLPMLRAVKDAAELRRMAAAGEAADRAYEEIRQVPFAGRREAEVAADLAGLLRRSGHSQVDFTIVASGPNGANPHHEAGDRVIRDGDMVVLDFGGLKDGYGSDTSRTVHVGEPSAEEREVHDLVRAAQEAGFRAVRPGAACQDVDRAARAVITDAGYGDRFVHRTGHGIGVTTHEPPYMVEGEERPLVPGMCFSVEPGVYLPGRFGVRIEDIVTVTEDGGRRLNNTAREMAVVE
- a CDS encoding S8 family peptidase: MRSSTTRTAGRKLISAAAVSVALVAGMTSSVAVAQTPSAEADAAPAVAGATEAAPGTTAERLIVGYKSGAAEATSNKAADADAAAKGKEAGESLDFQRRLGSGAALVDLGEDVTKADVADVIAEYQADPQVAYVAPDRLNKALATPNDTEYSKQWDLYEATAGMNVPGAWDKVTGTGVTVAVIDTGYVAHSDVAANIVGGYDFIADTAVANDGNGRDSNPADPGDWTAANECAAGEPASTSSWHGTHVAGTIAAVTNNNKGVAGIAYGAKVSPLRVLGKCGGYDSDIIDAITWASGGTVSGVPANTNVAKVINMSLGGGGACTSATQSAITAAVNRGTTVVVAAGNSNANAANYSPASCNNVISVAATNRAGARSYYSNFGSVVDIAAPGGETRTTESGGILSTLNAGTAGPGTESYDYYQGTSMAAPHIAGLAALVKSANSALTPAQIESAIKTNSRALPGACSGGCGAGLADAAKTVQAVTGGGSTGGTTFTNTTAVSIPDNGAAIESSIAVTGRTGNAPSTLQVGVDITHTYRGDLVLTLVAPDGSTYPLKASSSDSADNLVTTYSVNASSEVANGTWKLRVQDVADADTGRLNNWKLTF
- a CDS encoding PDZ domain-containing protein — encoded protein: MEQTALRPKPMPGRESGEDRPSGTARRPHAAPRRARQRLITLLFALVVCVALVLSGVGLGTMGATVIGMSRLAEPRADASEATARPDGGRARPGLLSSAPGQRSSPPASPMAAVRPTLGVDVVDAPADAPGRGALVAGVHVPGAGYSAGLVRGDVVLALGGTRTGTAADLARAIAAARPGTALRLAVRHANGTRQYLVAVPGVST